In a single window of the Drosophila miranda strain MSH22 chromosome XL, D.miranda_PacBio2.1, whole genome shotgun sequence genome:
- the LOC108157950 gene encoding uncharacterized protein LOC108157950 — MSRKDFYSGQKSYEEIINVNEQDNQSYKEIREEALKQEMEAESDEETFVDEIEDEEAFPKDICGAEKRQDLEMPHAKAEKDYDLEVPEKAMKKDEYVQENGIERRENSKEWSSDEESIIWQQADSVQALTDADGEREKLKKDLLIRKGRIAILELIREKKLNVRYAPQFLQQLVAQTQGTTLDNAQYFLQQIIAEQKESLDRNDGESLKKLIKTKISMNKETIIQMWIKEYKDKNPLTLLTDFELEHLANGESIFREMTPDQMLAYNAQEGQRLETCMLLYKGIASGLLLALGGIVLSGLLDSLFG; from the coding sequence ATGAGTAGAAAGGATTTCTACAGTGGACAGAAGTCCTACGAAGAAATAATCAACGTCAATGAGCAGGATAATCAGTCCTACAAGGAAATTCGGGAAGAAGCATTGAAGCAGGAAATGGAAGCAGAATCCGATGAAGAAACGTTTGTGGATGAGATAGAAGATGAAGAAGCCTTCCCCAAAGACATTTGTGGGGCAGAGAAAAGACAGGATCTGGAAATGCCACATGCCAAAGCGGAGAAGGACTATGACCTGGAAGTGCCTGAGAAAGCCATGAAGAAGGATGAATATGTTCAAGAAAATGGCATTGAAAGGCGTGAAAATAGCAAGGAGTGGTCTTCTGACGAAGAATCCATTATATGGCAACAGGCGGACAGCGTTCAAGCCCTGACTGACGCTGATGGGGAGAGGGAAAAGCTTAAAAAAGATCTGTTGATTCGTAAAGGCAGAATCGCTATTCTCGAATTGATCAGAGAAAAGAAGTTGAATGTGCGTTATGCACCACAATTCCTGCAACAGTTGGTGGCGCAGACACAGGGAACCACTCTGGACAATGCACAATATTTCCTGCAGCAGATTATCGCAGAGCAAAAGGAGAGCCTGGATCGCAACGATGGAGAGTCGCTCAAGAAGCTGATCAAGACGAAAATATCAATGAACAAAGAGACCATCATACAGATGTGGATCAAGGAGTACAAGGACAAAAACCCGTTGACCCTGCTGACCGATTTCGAGTTGGAGCATTTGGCCAACGGAGAGTCGATTTTTCGGGAGATGACCCCCGACCAGATGCTGGCATACAACGCGCAGGAGGGCCAACGACTGGAGACCTGCATGCTCCTCTACAAGGGCATTGCcagcggcctcttgctggcaCTTGGCGGCATCGTGTTGTCCGGCTTGCTGGATTCCTTGTTCGGTTAG